One region of Deltaproteobacteria bacterium PRO3 genomic DNA includes:
- a CDS encoding alpha/beta hydrolase → MPGPARLLLAALAAASALSARAAVAQPASPPPVAPRAPAAPAAPRSLDALPARFALLDGRRVLYRTAGTGPRTLVLVHGWSCSMELFREQLPLASELRLLLVDLPGHGGSDRLPDNEVATVDKSLQELQRIELPPFFHVTADLSNHPVYPSDDQLGMADALMSSHIRYRGFQGDIRQFTAPISFDA, encoded by the coding sequence ATGCCCGGTCCCGCACGACTTCTCCTCGCCGCCCTCGCCGCCGCCTCTGCCCTCTCCGCGCGGGCCGCGGTCGCGCAGCCGGCCTCGCCGCCTCCGGTCGCGCCCAGGGCGCCCGCCGCGCCCGCGGCTCCCCGCTCCCTCGACGCGCTCCCCGCCCGCTTCGCCCTCCTGGACGGCAGGCGCGTCCTCTACCGGACGGCCGGGACCGGCCCGCGGACCCTGGTCCTCGTCCACGGCTGGAGCTGCTCGATGGAGCTCTTCCGCGAGCAGCTGCCGCTCGCCTCGGAGCTGCGCCTCCTCCTCGTCGACCTCCCCGGCCACGGCGGCAGCGACCGCCTGCCCGACAACGAGGTGGCTACGGTGGACAAGTCGCTCCAGGAATTGCAGCGGATTGAGCTGCCGCCCTTTTTCCACGTGACGGCCGACCTGTCAAACCACCCGGTTTATCCCTCGGATGACCAACTGGGCATGGCCGACGCCCTGATGTCCAGCCACATTCGTTATCGTGGCTTCCAGGGCGATATTCGCCAGTTTACGGCCCCTATCAGTTTTGACGCCGA